A portion of the Halobacillus ihumii genome contains these proteins:
- a CDS encoding AAA domain-containing protein: MDASNRIVYENDQPISNIRRILDFGPYIKIIFKNGCNDKYDSSTIKFEQSALANDTSRKVFKYLKELANQVGKKVGEEETFLAKQFQGLSFISPRSVLSNYLEMKPLKKEEQPPAVLFPFGFNSSQKSAVEKAMKDQVSIIEGPPGTGKTQTILNIIANAIMNDKTVAVTSNNNAATINVYEKLQKHGLEFIAASLGNKENKKTFFAEQNGTYPAMSGWKLEEEEYQSIHAMLRGKQDRLTHMLERKNRLASLKQELSNLKIEYQYFWDYIPAKSVEGLELKTLFRLSADKILNILVSYKKMASEGKMKGLSKIRQLFLHGIYSFKMYSYPAEDVVTFLQMKFYDLKMQELTDEMAKIAQDLENYHFDSAMEEYTEASMKLFKASLAKKYGSKRERVQFQEDALWKNIERFIKDYPLILSTTHSLRNCSPKNYLFDFVLVDEASQVDIVTGALALSSAKNAVIVGDLKQLPNVVTKEVRKAADKIFDSYQLSSSYNFAEQNLLSSMVSLFSAIPRTLLKEHYRCHPKIIGFCNQKFYNNELIVLSEREKTESPIKLYQTVEGNHARGKVNQRQIDVIFKEVLPQQRNNEEQSVGIVAPYRSQADKLHAENVMPEIQADTVHKYQGREKDMMILTTVSNKVKAKDFVDDPNLINVAVSRAVEQLVVVVAKGSESWHGTNIGDLVKYIKYNNYEIIQSEIRSVFDLLYSSYSDKLLKVMASTKKVSKYQSENLMNAVIEKVLGEDEFTSLDHVLHQPLKMLIKDSGKLNEDERTYAMNILTHTDFVIFNKMDKMPVLVVEVDGHDYHENNPAQLSRDEMKDAILKKYGIPIVRMKTTGSEEETILRNKLKELLRQSAV; this comes from the coding sequence GTGGACGCAAGTAATAGAATTGTGTATGAAAATGACCAGCCAATCTCTAATATACGCAGGATCCTCGATTTTGGTCCCTACATCAAGATTATTTTCAAGAACGGATGTAACGATAAATATGACAGTTCTACCATTAAGTTCGAACAGTCTGCCTTGGCCAATGATACGTCAAGAAAGGTTTTTAAATATCTGAAAGAACTTGCTAACCAAGTAGGTAAAAAAGTGGGTGAAGAGGAGACTTTCTTAGCAAAGCAATTCCAAGGTCTCTCTTTTATTAGTCCTCGTAGTGTTCTTTCTAATTATTTGGAAATGAAGCCTCTAAAAAAAGAAGAACAACCTCCGGCTGTCCTGTTCCCTTTTGGATTTAACAGCAGTCAGAAGTCGGCGGTTGAAAAGGCGATGAAGGATCAGGTGAGTATAATCGAGGGACCTCCTGGGACTGGGAAGACTCAGACGATTTTGAATATCATTGCCAATGCAATTATGAATGATAAGACGGTTGCCGTAACTTCTAATAACAATGCTGCTACTATTAATGTGTATGAGAAGTTGCAAAAACATGGGTTAGAGTTTATAGCTGCATCCCTTGGTAATAAAGAGAACAAAAAGACTTTTTTTGCTGAGCAGAATGGTACATATCCAGCTATGAGTGGTTGGAAGTTGGAGGAAGAAGAGTATCAATCGATTCATGCAATGTTGAGGGGTAAGCAGGACCGTTTGACTCACATGCTTGAAAGAAAGAACAGGCTTGCTTCATTGAAACAGGAACTATCAAACTTGAAAATAGAGTATCAATATTTTTGGGACTATATACCGGCTAAAAGTGTCGAAGGATTAGAATTGAAGACTCTTTTTCGATTGAGTGCAGATAAGATTTTGAATATCCTAGTTAGCTATAAAAAAATGGCCTCGGAAGGAAAGATGAAGGGTCTCAGTAAAATTCGACAGCTGTTTCTTCATGGAATTTATAGTTTCAAAATGTACTCCTATCCGGCAGAGGATGTTGTTACCTTTTTGCAGATGAAGTTTTATGACTTGAAAATGCAAGAGTTAACAGATGAAATGGCTAAAATAGCACAGGATCTCGAGAATTACCATTTTGACAGCGCTATGGAAGAGTACACCGAAGCATCAATGAAACTATTTAAAGCCTCTTTGGCTAAGAAATATGGCTCAAAAAGGGAGAGGGTTCAATTTCAGGAAGATGCACTTTGGAAAAACATTGAACGATTTATCAAAGATTATCCCCTCATTTTAAGTACAACTCATTCTTTACGGAACTGCTCACCAAAGAACTATTTATTCGACTTTGTACTTGTTGATGAAGCTTCGCAAGTGGATATCGTTACAGGCGCTTTGGCTTTATCTTCTGCGAAAAATGCTGTTATTGTTGGGGATCTGAAGCAACTTCCCAATGTAGTTACAAAGGAGGTAAGAAAGGCAGCAGACAAGATTTTTGATTCTTACCAATTGTCATCGTCGTACAATTTTGCAGAGCAAAATTTATTGTCGTCGATGGTGAGCTTATTTTCTGCTATTCCACGAACATTACTAAAAGAGCATTACCGCTGTCATCCGAAGATCATCGGGTTTTGTAATCAAAAATTTTACAACAATGAATTGATTGTACTGAGTGAACGTGAAAAAACGGAAAGTCCGATTAAATTGTATCAAACAGTGGAGGGAAATCACGCGAGAGGAAAGGTCAATCAACGACAGATCGATGTAATCTTCAAAGAGGTTCTTCCGCAGCAAAGAAACAATGAGGAGCAATCGGTCGGTATCGTTGCCCCTTATCGTTCGCAAGCAGATAAACTTCACGCCGAAAATGTAATGCCTGAAATCCAGGCAGACACCGTTCATAAATATCAAGGAAGAGAAAAGGACATGATGATCCTGACGACAGTTTCAAATAAAGTGAAAGCGAAAGATTTCGTCGACGATCCAAATCTCATTAATGTAGCTGTTTCGCGTGCCGTAGAACAACTGGTTGTGGTAGTTGCTAAAGGAAGTGAATCCTGGCATGGTACGAACATCGGTGACTTGGTTAAGTATATCAAATATAATAATTATGAAATCATCCAGAGTGAAATTCGTTCTGTATTCGATCTTCTCTATAGCAGTTATTCAGATAAGCTGCTGAAAGTCATGGCGAGTACTAAGAAAGTGTCCAAATACCAGTCCGAGAATTTGATGAATGCAGTAATTGAAAAGGTCTTGGGGGAAGACGAGTTCACCAGTCTTGACCATGTTCTCCACCAGCCTCTAAAAATGTTGATTAAGGATTCCGGCAAACTAAATGAAGATGAACGAACTTATGCCATGAATATACTGACACATACGGATTTTGTGATTTTTAACAAAATGGATAAAATGCCGGTCTTAGTCGTTGAGGTGGATGGACATGACTACCATGAAAACAATCCGGCCCAGTTAAGTAGAGATGAAATGAAGGATGCTATTCTAAAGAAGTACGGAATTCCAATTGTAAGGATGAAAACAACAGGAAGTGAAGAAGAAACCATTCTCCGCAATAAGCTTAAAGAGCTGTTACGACAAAGCGCAGTATAA
- a CDS encoding nuclease-related domain-containing protein, with translation MKKRSKTLPHLRLERLLDRLPPDYSNRGDIQEQFLKQTAGHFGETTADFYLQYLPGEQYRIIQDLRLFDGIQHFQIDALILCTEFILILEVKNLKGKLIFDLEHSQLFRELNGKKDIFPDPFLQVGHQTIQLSRWLNQFNFPSIPIDSFIVVANPNTIIKTHGRDPQQLKSKIIRAKKLYTMIENRKAHYSHATWTPEQVADLALLMQKENTPYQGGAILDCFNLTVEDLIMGVQCAECRTYPMLRKRDHWYCINCDYKSKDAHLRTLQDYQLLIADKITNPQFRKFACVSSTKVARRLLSESCSHNFGQTQSRKYTISLIE, from the coding sequence TTGAAAAAACGCTCCAAGACATTGCCCCATCTCCGGCTCGAGAGACTACTAGACCGCTTGCCTCCCGACTATTCAAATCGCGGTGATATTCAAGAACAGTTTTTAAAGCAGACGGCCGGCCACTTCGGAGAAACTACCGCAGACTTTTACCTTCAATACCTTCCCGGAGAGCAATACCGCATCATTCAAGACCTTCGTCTCTTTGATGGGATACAGCATTTCCAGATCGACGCCCTCATCCTCTGCACCGAATTCATCCTCATCCTTGAAGTGAAAAATCTGAAAGGAAAACTCATATTCGACCTTGAACATAGTCAGCTTTTTCGTGAACTGAATGGCAAAAAGGATATTTTCCCTGATCCATTCTTACAAGTCGGTCACCAGACCATTCAACTCTCTCGTTGGCTCAATCAATTCAACTTTCCTTCTATTCCTATCGATTCTTTCATAGTAGTGGCAAACCCAAACACTATAATTAAAACCCATGGTCGTGATCCACAACAACTAAAAAGCAAAATTATCCGTGCCAAGAAACTATACACCATGATTGAAAATAGAAAGGCTCACTATAGTCATGCTACGTGGACGCCTGAGCAAGTAGCTGATTTGGCGCTTCTCATGCAAAAAGAAAACACCCCCTATCAAGGAGGAGCTATTCTTGATTGTTTCAACCTAACTGTTGAGGATTTGATCATGGGGGTACAATGTGCAGAATGCAGAACTTATCCAATGCTCCGGAAGCGGGATCATTGGTACTGCATTAATTGCGACTATAAATCTAAGGATGCTCACTTAAGAACATTGCAAGATTATCAACTGCTTATTGCTGATAAGATCACCAATCCGCAATTCAGGAAATTTGCATGCGTTTCTTCCACAAAGGTAGCTAGAAGATTACTATCTGAAAGTTGCTCCCATAATTTCGGCCAAACCCAATCTCGAAAATATACCATAAGCCTAATTGAATAG
- a CDS encoding TraB/GumN family protein — MSEENITRLQIGEKELILIGTAHVSKHSAEQVKEVIEAEQPDSVCVELDEQRYQSIKDGNSWRDTDIFKIIKEKKATLLLMNLAISSFQNRMAKQFGIKPGQEMIQGIESAQETGAELVLADRNIQITFARIWRGLGLKGKAMLLTQVVASIFSKESISEEELEKMKEKDTINSVLNEFAEAFPKLKRPLIDERDQFLAQKIKEAPGKKVVAVLGAAHVPGIKEEIKEEHDLTRLNELPPKSKAPKIIAWTIPIILIALIAFTFSADPSAGLQQTISWVLWNGTLSAIGTAIALGHPLAILTAFVAAPITSLDPITAAGWFAGFVQAYFVRPNVGDFERITDDVHSVKGFWRNKATRILLVVVLANLGSSLGTFIGGADVIRLFIENI; from the coding sequence ATGTCAGAGGAAAATATTACGAGATTACAAATAGGCGAGAAAGAATTGATCTTAATCGGTACTGCCCACGTCTCGAAACACAGTGCGGAGCAGGTGAAGGAAGTCATTGAGGCAGAACAGCCGGACTCCGTTTGTGTGGAACTTGATGAACAGCGTTACCAGTCGATTAAGGATGGAAACAGCTGGAGAGACACGGACATTTTTAAGATAATTAAGGAAAAGAAAGCTACCTTACTGTTAATGAACCTTGCGATCTCTTCCTTCCAGAATCGAATGGCCAAGCAATTTGGCATTAAACCAGGTCAAGAAATGATTCAAGGGATTGAATCAGCTCAGGAAACTGGGGCCGAACTTGTTCTAGCTGATCGTAATATTCAAATTACGTTTGCTCGTATTTGGCGAGGTCTTGGTTTAAAAGGCAAAGCAATGCTGCTTACCCAAGTGGTTGCCAGTATCTTCAGCAAGGAGAGCATTTCTGAAGAAGAACTGGAGAAGATGAAGGAGAAAGATACGATTAATTCTGTCTTGAATGAATTCGCGGAGGCCTTTCCTAAACTGAAGCGGCCTCTTATTGATGAACGAGATCAATTTTTAGCACAAAAAATAAAAGAGGCACCAGGCAAAAAGGTAGTGGCTGTGCTCGGAGCTGCTCATGTTCCTGGTATTAAAGAGGAAATTAAGGAAGAACATGATTTAACGCGCTTAAATGAACTTCCGCCAAAGTCAAAGGCTCCTAAGATCATTGCCTGGACAATTCCTATTATATTAATCGCATTAATTGCTTTCACCTTTAGCGCAGATCCGTCGGCCGGATTGCAACAGACGATCAGCTGGGTATTATGGAATGGGACCTTGTCAGCGATAGGTACCGCGATTGCATTGGGGCACCCGCTTGCGATTCTTACAGCTTTTGTGGCAGCACCGATTACCTCGCTGGATCCGATCACAGCTGCAGGGTGGTTTGCAGGTTTTGTACAAGCGTATTTTGTACGACCAAATGTTGGGGATTTTGAGAGGATTACAGATGATGTTCATAGTGTGAAAGGATTTTGGAGAAATAAAGCCACTCGTATTTTACTCGTTGTCGTGCTGGCGAACCTCGGCAGTTCGCTTGGAACATTCATTGGCGGGGCAGATGTCATTCGATTATTTATTGAAAATATATAA
- a CDS encoding HI0074 family nucleotidyltransferase substrate-binding subunit, translating into MDNLERKINQSMANLEQAITRLEEALSEDQSNSLIVDGTIQRFEFTIELYWKTLRRLLLSEGIETKTPKETLKSAYKAGWLQDEQAWLQMLKDRNETSHTYNEETANQILSNINSYFPEMLSTFKVLRKKYEDK; encoded by the coding sequence ATGGATAATTTAGAGAGAAAAATCAATCAAAGTATGGCTAACCTTGAACAGGCTATAACTAGATTAGAAGAAGCACTGTCTGAAGACCAAAGCAATAGTCTCATCGTTGATGGCACAATTCAACGTTTTGAATTTACTATTGAACTATATTGGAAAACCCTCAGAAGACTGTTGCTGTCCGAAGGTATTGAAACAAAGACTCCTAAAGAAACATTAAAATCTGCATATAAAGCTGGCTGGTTACAAGATGAACAGGCATGGTTGCAAATGCTTAAAGATCGTAATGAGACTTCACACACATATAATGAAGAAACAGCGAATCAAATTCTAAGTAATATTAATAGCTACTTTCCAGAAATGTTGTCAACGTTTAAGGTATTAAGAAAGAAATATGAGGATAAATAG
- a CDS encoding nucleotidyltransferase domain-containing protein — translation MIPISIIEQITIIADNFNTIDRILLFGSRAYGDHQEDSDIDLAVIAPRMPQFEWLDFSDEIEDKVETLLSIDLIKWEGAPETLQQEINNCYQIVYSRN, via the coding sequence GTGATTCCTATAAGTATAATAGAACAAATTACTATCATTGCTGATAACTTCAATACAATAGACAGGATTCTTTTGTTTGGGTCAAGGGCATATGGAGATCACCAAGAAGATTCGGATATTGACCTTGCTGTAATAGCGCCCAGGATGCCGCAGTTTGAATGGCTTGATTTCTCCGACGAAATTGAAGATAAAGTGGAGACCTTGTTGAGTATTGATCTTATCAAGTGGGAAGGCGCTCCTGAAACTCTGCAGCAAGAAATAAACAATTGCTATCAAATAGTCTATAGTAGAAACTGA
- a CDS encoding group-specific protein, which translates to MGKCNINHSHADVVNKLESQEQFLPLHLVEGLHAFLQKEHDQETLNDLFHLLKKYDLSSESEQEDRNVQLTKMIG; encoded by the coding sequence ATGGGGAAATGTAATATTAATCATTCACATGCTGATGTGGTGAATAAACTCGAAAGTCAGGAACAGTTTTTGCCGCTCCACTTAGTTGAAGGGCTCCATGCCTTTTTGCAAAAAGAACACGATCAAGAAACATTAAATGATTTATTTCATCTTCTGAAAAAGTATGATCTATCATCTGAGAGTGAACAAGAAGATAGAAATGTTCAATTAACAAAAATGATTGGCTAG
- a CDS encoding alpha/beta hydrolase family protein — protein MKRIFYGENENQFGELRLPDHEGPHPVAIVIHGGFWREPFRLDNMTQVAEDLTANGIATWNIEYRRVGQEGGAWPGTLTDAADASDYLTTLADTYPLDLNRVITIGHSAGGHLALWLAARHCLSKNSELHTTDHPLAISGAISLAGVSDLERMYDVHQFREKALSAEPNNPTAELLQSTPEEQPVRYHDASPIELLPLDVPQVLIHGALDINVPVGISDHYHREAQEAGDFVKYVGLPEAEHFMLTDTTTAAWKVVLEEVETLISNL, from the coding sequence ATGAAAAGAATATTTTATGGAGAAAATGAAAATCAATTTGGTGAATTACGCCTTCCTGACCATGAAGGCCCTCATCCCGTCGCTATTGTTATTCACGGTGGTTTTTGGCGGGAACCCTTTCGGCTGGATAACATGACACAGGTAGCTGAAGACTTAACGGCAAACGGCATAGCGACTTGGAATATTGAATATCGTCGTGTTGGCCAGGAAGGTGGCGCATGGCCGGGTACGCTCACAGATGCGGCTGATGCTAGTGACTATCTTACAACCCTTGCTGATACATACCCGCTAGATTTAAACCGGGTTATCACGATCGGTCATTCTGCTGGAGGACATTTGGCTTTATGGCTCGCAGCCCGCCATTGTCTGTCCAAGAACAGTGAACTTCATACAACGGACCATCCCCTGGCGATTTCCGGAGCAATCAGCTTGGCAGGTGTAAGTGATCTGGAGCGCATGTATGACGTACATCAATTTCGGGAAAAAGCTTTATCTGCGGAGCCCAATAATCCGACTGCCGAGCTGCTTCAAAGCACTCCTGAAGAACAACCTGTCCGTTACCATGATGCTTCTCCTATCGAACTGCTGCCTTTAGATGTACCTCAAGTGTTGATCCACGGTGCACTGGACATCAATGTTCCGGTCGGCATTAGTGACCACTATCACCGTGAAGCCCAGGAAGCTGGTGATTTTGTTAAATATGTAGGACTGCCGGAAGCTGAGCATTTTATGTTAACCGATACGACTACCGCTGCCTGGAAAGTTGTTCTAGAAGAAGTCGAAACGCTTATATCAAACTTGTAG
- a CDS encoding homocysteine S-methyltransferase family protein — protein sequence MKRTLEERLQDGPVICGEGYLFELERRGYLQAGSFVPEVALENPQALKQTYRDYMLAGSDVVLAFTYNAHREKMRIIGKENLLEPLNRQAIRLAKEVAKEHPEEEALVAGNISNTNLFNPEDPQSIDSVRHMFAEMVGWCKDENVDFVNAETFYYYEEAKIALEEITKQGLPAVITFGLMGENILRDGYTVEEACRLLEDQGALVVGMNCFRGPATMQPYVEKIRDKVDGYVGALPIPYRTTEEHPTFFNLPDGGCACNLPTETTFPTSLDPLYCNRYELAQWAKTAHEAGINYIGLCCGASPSMLREVAETVGRTTVNSTYSPNMEKHFLFGSDDTLQPHITSYKTKA from the coding sequence ATGAAAAGAACGTTAGAAGAGCGGCTGCAGGATGGCCCGGTGATTTGCGGGGAAGGATATTTATTTGAACTTGAAAGGCGTGGATATTTACAGGCAGGCTCGTTCGTACCTGAAGTCGCACTTGAAAATCCTCAAGCCTTAAAACAGACTTACCGTGATTATATGTTAGCAGGTTCAGATGTCGTTCTAGCTTTCACGTACAATGCACATCGTGAAAAAATGCGCATCATTGGAAAAGAAAATTTACTAGAGCCTTTAAACCGACAGGCTATTCGACTGGCAAAAGAAGTAGCGAAGGAGCATCCAGAAGAAGAAGCGCTGGTGGCAGGTAATATTTCAAATACAAACCTATTTAACCCTGAAGATCCACAATCCATAGACAGTGTACGCCATATGTTTGCTGAAATGGTCGGATGGTGCAAGGACGAAAATGTCGACTTTGTAAATGCAGAAACTTTCTACTATTATGAGGAAGCTAAAATAGCCTTGGAGGAAATCACTAAACAAGGATTACCCGCTGTCATAACATTCGGACTCATGGGCGAAAATATTCTCCGAGATGGCTACACCGTCGAAGAGGCCTGTCGCTTACTAGAAGATCAAGGCGCATTAGTTGTCGGCATGAACTGCTTCCGCGGTCCAGCCACTATGCAGCCTTATGTAGAGAAAATTCGTGATAAGGTAGATGGTTATGTCGGAGCACTGCCTATTCCCTATCGAACTACAGAAGAACACCCTACCTTCTTCAATTTACCTGATGGGGGTTGTGCTTGCAATCTTCCCACAGAGACGACATTTCCAACTTCATTAGACCCGCTCTATTGTAATCGTTACGAGCTGGCCCAGTGGGCAAAGACTGCTCATGAAGCAGGTATTAACTATATTGGCTTGTGTTGCGGGGCATCCCCGAGCATGCTGAGAGAGGTTGCAGAAACAGTTGGACGCACCACAGTAAACTCAACCTACTCTCCAAATATGGAAAAACACTTTTTATTTGGATCAGATGATACGTTACAACCTCATATCACTTCCTATAAAACGAAAGCATGA
- a CDS encoding aminotransferase class I/II-fold pyridoxal phosphate-dependent enzyme, protein MSAYNDRVETKFIHSSASHDHTEHNTGAVNVPIYLSSTYHQKSFDQFGPYDYSRSGNPTRQILEDTIADLEGGQRGLAFASGMAAISAAFMLLSSGDHVLVSKDVYGGTYRLITEILNKYNIEHTFVNMSDLNETCSAIQPNTRVLYIETPSNPCLNITDIEGVVKLAKANDCLTFVDNTFMTPLYQNPLELGADVVLHSATKFLSGHSDIIAGLAVTKTKELGEKLAFIQNSFGSILGVQDAYQLIQGIKTLGARLSHSSETAEKIALHLHHHPLTEDVYYPGLSFHDGYPIHARQSKGSGALLSFRLPTKSAAKAFVENIRLPVFAVSLGAVESILSCPATMSHAAMPAKERETRGITDGLLRLSVGLEHPDDLIKDIDQAFEAASQVINKKGILL, encoded by the coding sequence ATGAGTGCTTACAATGATCGAGTAGAGACGAAATTCATTCATTCTTCGGCCAGTCATGATCATACGGAACATAACACAGGTGCCGTTAACGTTCCAATTTACTTGTCATCCACCTACCATCAAAAAAGCTTTGATCAGTTTGGTCCGTATGATTACAGCAGGTCCGGCAACCCAACGCGGCAAATATTAGAAGACACCATCGCAGACTTGGAGGGAGGTCAAAGAGGGTTAGCTTTCGCATCAGGCATGGCAGCTATTTCCGCCGCCTTTATGCTTCTTTCTTCAGGGGACCATGTACTCGTATCGAAAGATGTATATGGAGGCACTTACCGCCTGATCACAGAGATACTCAATAAGTACAATATCGAACATACTTTTGTAAATATGTCCGACCTTAACGAAACGTGCAGTGCCATCCAGCCAAACACGAGAGTGCTCTATATTGAGACACCTTCAAACCCATGCCTGAATATTACCGACATCGAAGGAGTCGTTAAATTAGCTAAAGCCAATGACTGCCTAACTTTTGTTGATAACACATTTATGACACCTCTTTACCAGAATCCGCTTGAGCTGGGAGCCGATGTTGTGCTTCATAGTGCCACCAAGTTTTTATCTGGGCACAGTGACATTATCGCAGGTTTAGCCGTCACGAAGACTAAAGAGCTTGGTGAAAAATTAGCTTTTATTCAAAACTCATTTGGTTCAATCTTAGGGGTTCAGGATGCTTATCAATTAATCCAGGGCATTAAAACCCTGGGTGCGAGACTATCACATTCTTCTGAAACGGCAGAAAAAATCGCCCTGCACCTTCATCATCATCCGTTGACGGAAGACGTTTATTATCCTGGTTTATCTTTTCACGATGGATACCCCATCCATGCCAGACAATCTAAGGGATCAGGTGCCCTCCTATCCTTTCGTTTGCCAACTAAATCTGCTGCCAAAGCATTTGTGGAAAATATTCGCCTGCCGGTTTTCGCAGTAAGTCTTGGTGCAGTCGAATCGATTCTTTCTTGTCCTGCCACCATGTCACATGCAGCTATGCCGGCAAAAGAAAGAGAAACCAGAGGCATTACCGATGGGCTGCTAAGACTCTCCGTTGGATTAGAACATCCAGACGATTTAATCAAAGATATAGATCAGGCTTTTGAAGCAGCCTCACAGGTTATCAATAAAAAAGGTATTTTGTTGTAA